In Lolium perenne isolate Kyuss_39 chromosome 5, Kyuss_2.0, whole genome shotgun sequence, the sequence TGAAAGATGCTAAACTGGATCTTGCTGCATAATAATTCTGAAGAAAGCAACCTGTACTATTTGTTCAAATTTTTAGGCGTGCTCTTTGCAGGTTCATTGCTGGTCTTCTTTGCTCCGAGGTGTGCTCCACATCCCTCTGCTTGATCGATCTGAGGTGAGGCCTTCGAGCACCTTTTATGTTGGTTGTGATGAGTATAGAAAGTATTGGCCAATAGTTTCATATTCATGCTTCTTTCTTTTCATAATTATGTAAATTCTTGTGCTACTGGTGCGATGCCGCCGCCGGCGCGAGATCCGCGCCCCCGTACCAAGTCACGTCGAGGAAGTCCGCCACCACGCCACtagggctttgcccggcgacgccCTGGGCGGCGGTGGGAGAGGAGGTTGAGGAAGGTGAGGTTGAGGGAGGGAGGAGCGGTGGCCGCCCAGCGCGGGGCGGTGCCGGCGCGGGAGGAGAGATTAGGTTGCATGATTATATCATTTGAGAAAGAAGATCTGCGGTTAGATATGCTTTTAAGTAGTTTACTGACTGCTATTAATTGTTTAGATCACTTTAGTATCCCATCTTTTGTTTTCTGGTTTTGCTCCAGGTTGCCCTCTCAGTTCTTCTGTTAGGCGCATTAATTTATTTTTGCCTCACTTTTAAATTTCCCTTAGATAATCTTACCATTACTATGATATTAATATTTCATGTAAATCATGATTCATCAAGCATAATCAGTACGTCTTTCCGAAGATGTTCTATTTTATATATGCGCTTTTTTTTGCACAAAAGCAACTGCATCTCTCTTGTGGCACTAATGCTTGCCTATCTTTTTAAATTTCCTTAAATAATCGGTTATTTAAAGATGAATCTCTCTTGTGGCACTAATGCATCTCTCTTGTGGCACTAATGATCTCTTGTAGCACAAAACCAGAAATTTTCTTGTGATTTTAAGATTTTGTTGCACAAAAGATGAATATTTGCAAGCATAGATATGCATGTGAGTGAGCAATTGAAATGCCACTTGTAAACAACTCTTGGTGACTAAAACTATTTATGTTGTTACTTACCATGCAGAGAATGCCCCAGTTGTGCTTACTGGTACAATGATAAGACAGAGTTGAGACATATGTATATACTTTGAAGGTCCATCCTCGGCCGTGTTAATTCACAGTGATGCCTTCTTCATTGGATTCCTCCCTTTATAAAGCAACCCATGGAAAATCCATATTAGGTGCCCCTCTCTCTTTGCCCTCTTGATTCTTATGTCTGATTTCAGTTTTCTAATATATTGTTTATCTGAACACGATATGTCAGATTCAAGAAAGAAGAGAAAATGAACAATCCAATAGAAAAGGAGTAATCTCTTTGCCCTCACATGTATAATTACATTTCTTTAATGTTCTCATAAAAGTTGTTTACTGCAATTATGTGCCTTTGTGATCATGTGAGATATTTCTTTTGATAGACCTTCATGTGATTATGTGCCTTTGTAATTAACACATTCAACTGAACCTGTAACAGGCGAATGAAGAGCAGCAAAGCTGTCCGGCTGTTCTGCGGAGGGCCTGAGGGTGTCACCAGCTTGCCGCCTCCGTCTCGGGCTCCGGTGCCGTTCGGGAGATTGAGGCGGCGGTCGGCCGGCTTAGGGGTCTGGCCTGCCTGCCGGCTCGCCCCGTCTGCGCCTTCTTCCATGACCCACACTGCTGGCATGCTGCGTCGGCGTCACGTGGAGAAACAACCGTTGTGCACGCCCTTCACGGCGAGCTCGGCTGATGCCTATGACGGCAAGGTGAGCATCTCCCAAATCTTCTTCCTGTCACTCCTGATTTATTTGGGTTAGTAAGTTGTTTATAAGAACTTCAGAAGAATAGCTTGCTCCCAGTTGAATGACAAAATAATATTGCGAAGATATTTGTTTCAGATTCCGAGAAAGCTTGCTCATGGTGCTGCTGGTAGGACATGTTCTGTGCCCAGATCAAACATCCCATTACCCAGGTGTGTCGGTGATCAAGTGATTGGCTCTGCTTGTATCGATGTTCCAACGCTTTGGAAATATCCTTTGTTACAGTAGAGAAAATTCTCCGGAGATATAAACTGATGGAAAAGGATGCTCTTGAGTCGGCCAAACTTGTTGCTCTTGTCTACCTACAGAATGCAGGCATTATCTTTATAGTTACGTTAGCATTATATAAGTTTTTATAATCTCTCATTTCTTATCTTTATACTATTCCTGAGTGTGCCATTCTAGGCCTGCTTGAGCACTGGACAGTCTTGCCATGTTGACCATTTTTTATGGCTTTGTAATATTGATAGGCATCGCACTGTCTTTTGGCTAGCCTAAATTTTTTTAGGACTGCATTTTTTGTTTAGAAAAACAAATTATTATATTTTGACTTATTGGTGCCTCTTTTATTTTCTAGGTCTGGTCCTTTCTTTCATTACTTTtctggttatttttgtgtagatgATGGGCTCATAAAATGGTGAGAGATGCCTGCCAACGCCCCTCCTCCTCGGACCATTCTCGTCTCCGTTAGGCAGGTGAGCTCCTACTTCCTCTCTTTCCGTCTCTCGTCGATTTGCTGGTACTGTGCAGTTTTCTTGTGTTGTTGGTTCTGCTGTGCTACTAGCTGTTGCTCGTTTCTTCCTTATTGTCTCTTTGTGAGAAGCAAGGATTGGGGAGAAGGCTATGGGCCCGTGCATAGCATTCCTTATTTTTTTTGCCCTGTTTTTTGAAGCTCCTATTCCGGATTGGTGAAAGGCAAAAGCATTGCCGGTTGTCAACACAATTAGAGGGCCAATGCTCAAATGATGTCCTATCGATAGGCCTGACAAGGACAGCCCTGCTGCAGAGCGGGGGAGGTATTTGCTCCATTCACTTAAATAAACTAATTTAGGGAACAGTTCCTCTTATGTACACATGGGCGTAAAGTTGAGGTGATAAAACCCACTTTATCTTCCCTGTTGTTATTTTATTTTACAGATAATAAGCAATGGTTAATTTTAAAGGAACTTCAGATTTGATATTAGTTACTTCATGTTCTTTGTCCAGCATGCTTTGTTTGGCATCAGGATTCGTCATTTTAATGTGACTTAAGATTTGATATTAGTTACCTGATCTTCAAATAGTCATTTAGTTGTCATCGGTGAATATGGGCCACTATGGTAATCGACATGTTGATGAAACATGTAGGCTCTAGCCTTTTTGTTGAGCTGGGATGTCTTTTCAAGTGCTCAATATCTCAGCCTGTGCATTCCCGGTTTGATCTGGGTTCTGCTGGTTTCTTAAACCAAACCGTATGCCACAGTTTACTTTGGATTGGTCTGGTTTAGACCGTTTAGATAGGAGATGATTGGCCGGTCTGGTGCGGCCTGGTCCGACGGTGTAGTCTGTTTCGCACCGTTTGAGCGCTCAAGTACAGAATTGTTGTAGAAAGGGACAGAATTGGCGATCCGCGGCCACACCACCAGGAACATGAAGCCCCGCTTCTCCTGACACCATCGTCCGCCATGGAGAAGAAACGGCTATCATCCGCCACGGAGAAGAATGCTGCCGTTTGAGGAGAAGAAACGGTCGTCGTCCGCCATGGAGAAGAAACAGCCGTCGTCCGCCACGGAGAAGAAATGGCCGGCCGTACCGAGGAAGAAACTTGCCGTTCGAGGAGAAGAATGGTCCGCTGTGGAGAAGAGACGGCCGGCCGCCGCCGAGGAGAAGAAACCCGCCGTTCAAGGAGAAAAAAGGGCTGCTGTCCGCCATGGAGAAGAAACGGCAGTCGTCCGCCACAGAGAAGAAATGGCCGGCCGTGGCCGGGGAGAAGTCGTCGTCGTGGCCAGCCTCCACCGATCCCTCGGCAGTAGGCTGCAGCTTGGTCGCAGCCTCGACACTGGCGTCTCTTGTCCTCCACCGTTCCTAGGGACGATGCGGTCAAGCGAGAGCATTGCGTTTGATTCAGATTGGTTTGGACGGTTTCCTCATCTCCAAACCGTTTCAACCCGGTTAATGATTTACTGCCCccggtttgaaaccaaaaaccagcgGAACCCGGAAAAAACTATTAATCTGGTGCGGGGCGGGCTGGACTCATGGTTTAGCTGGTTTCACACCAAACTGTGAACGGGCTTATCAATATCAGATATTCAAAGGAACTGTATAGAAGTGTATATTGTCATGGTGTAGTGAAGGATGATTCTGAAAATCTGAGACCATGATTCTTTTCGTGCATAGTTTTATATATTTTCAGTGCATTGAGAGATTTAGTTCAGTATAGCGTTTTCATGGTTTCTGTTGACTAGCTCTAAGAATTAAAACCACAAAGATTTGTCTTTGTTTGGTTAAGCTAGCCAACTTAACTAAGTATGAGATTGCCAAGGGTACTTACCCCTAATAATAGTGTTGGATTTGTAGAGAAATTCAATAATTTTCTTGAAATAAAATCCGTGTTTTGTATTTTCCTTTGGTGAGCTTACCAAACCAAAGCTGTAATGTTCTGAGATTCAGAGTTGCCATTGTAATCGATAGGATGTGTCGTGTTTTGGTACATATGGTTGCAACATGCCACGTGTTAGGTTATTGACCTATTATCTTTGGTTCTCACCAGTTGGATTTCTTTGTCATGGAGCCTCATGTGTCCATTTATTTTGTTAACCATGTTGGACAATCTGCGTAGGTAAGCTGTACTGCACCAATTTTATGCTAATACCTTTTCTTGCACTTTGTGTGATCAAACAGATTACAAATGTGAGGATTGCCTTCCAATACACAGTCCACTTTATGCGACCATGCTCTGGAAGATGCAAACCACCTGCTCATGCAATGCCCTTTCTCAGGTGGGGTTCGGATCAGATTGTATCAAGCTAATTGTTTGGAGCCTAAAAAACAGGACACATCTGGGAATGGTATTACTGGGCTAGATGCCCAAGATTAAAACACAGAGAGGTGGCAGCAATTGCGATTCCAGGAATGAGGAAACTATGGCGAGCAAAAAAGGCTATGAGTTTTGACTGTAAGACTGCAAATCTGCAACAAGTTTTACAGGTGGCCTTGCATGAATTGGCACTGTTTGAGGTGGCCAAAACAATGGTAGACAGGGGTGAGTAGTAGTCCGGATTTTGTTTTAGTGGAGATGTCTTGTAATCACTCTTGTAACTGATCTATGCCGAATTTAATGAAATGACAAGCAACCTTTTTTAGTTGCCTCTTTAAAAAAGTACTTTGGTTTACACTTCACGTGTGTGCCTTTTGCTTCTTACGTCGTCTGATCAATTTCTGCTTCTTGATCAGGTAGGTTACTATTTTGTGAAGGTTAGCACAGATTGCTGTGTTATTTACATGGAAGTTAGTCAAAACAATTTTAATGTAATTGGCCATGTTGTCAAGAAATTGGAGCTATTGTATTTGTTGTTATCTCGAATCTTTGGAGAGATGAAAGAGAATGTATTTAAGCTGTTAGGATCTTCATATGATAAATTAATCTTTGACCTATTTCTCAGTTCTTAGTAGAGAGGCCGGGCTTTATAACTTAATAATGTACTTCACGTTACAAGGGATCAACTAGCTTTGTTTCTTCATAATCGTTAATACAAGCTAATTCTCTTAGGTGATTCTTTCTTAGATGTGCTGGCAAGTCCTAAAGGACTTTTAGTGAGGTTACCGAAATTCTTGATGCATTAGATAAATCAAAGGAGACATGGTGCCACCAAAGAATGCACATATGTAAATATGCAGGCAATTCAAAGCAGACACATAGCGGCATGTTTCACAAGTTATCAACATTAATTGGAAAATATAAATTACTCCTATATGCATTTAACATAGTATATACTAAGAGTCTCTATATTTTTAATAGACATGGCATGATGATGTATAGTGATCTTGGTATGCAAGTATGATCAAGACCATTTGGTCTGGCCTTTGCCCATTTGTTCTTTGATTCTTATTGAAGGAAATGACACTACTTCAATTGTACTTAATGTATGTGTTGATGGCACCCTAAAAAATATGATATTTATACACATTTATTTCTCTTTGCTATGAACAAATGGTTGGATGCAACAAATGTTGCTCCTGTGTTATACATGTGTTAGACAGTTGCTTGaaagtttttattttcttttaaaaGGATTGCCTATATAGGCTTAAGGGCTCTCAAAGACATTCTTGGAAAACTAAACAGACATCAGCCGAGTAAAActtatgtttttattttcttcaaaaaagATTGCCTATATAGACTTAAGGGCTCTCAAAGACCTACCGAATTTTTGGACAACTAAAGAAACATCAGCAACATAAAACATATGGTTACAGTACTGTCTTGCATTTGCCTGTGCGCCGGGGCGCACCGGGTCATCTAGTGTATATAAAGGTAAGTCATACCCTATGTTCTCCTTCGATATTACTCATGGATATAAAAATATGTCCACACCCTGCGCATGCGGATAATATCGGCTTTGTAGAGAAAATTGTCATCCTTAGTTCCAACTTTTTATCCACGGGTCAAAGGCCATCAAAGTGTTCGACAACTTCTGCGTTAAGAGGATCATTTCACATGAAAGCGGGTGCCCACTGAAATTGATGATACTAGTTGCTTGCATGTCTTTTCCCCATCAGTTTAGACTTAATTtaactttagagcatctccaacagaagcTCTAAAATTTAGCGCTGTAAAAGTCGTTTCCAGCGACCGACCCGAGCTTCGCCGGAGGCTCTATTTTACAGCGCAACCAACAAGCCAAAAACCAACCCTTCACCAGAGGCTGTAAAATAGAGTTCCACAAACTAGTTTCTTCTACATACATACAACAAACAAGATCAAACATGCCACAAATAAATCtaaaaaatcaaataaatgaactaAATCAACTAAAAATCAACTCCGGCGAGGCAGCTCCgacgagcttgctccggcgaggcGTTGGAACTCCGGCCAGCAGAAGCAGCTCGTCCTCGTGTTCATCCCGTGGCTCTCCAGGTGCAGCCCGTGGTGTCCCCGCGTGAAGAACAGCTGCAGCCCGTGGCCATGGCGCGGTGGGACATGGAGGAAGTCGGGCGGGACGGCCCTGGCGCGGCGGCCATGGCGCGATGGCCCTGGCGCGGAGGCCCTGGGGCGGCGGGACATGGGGGAAGTCGGGCGggacggccctggcgtggcggccctGGCGCGACGGCCCTGGCGCGGAGGCCCTGGAGCGGCGGGGCATGGGGGAAGTCGAGCGGGACGGGATATGGGGTGAGGTCGGGTGCGGCGGGATATGGTGGAGCGGGAGATGGGGGGAGGTCGGGCGGGGCTGCCATGGCGCGGTGGCCCTGGCGCGGCGGGAGATGGGGAAGGTCGGGCGCGTCGGCCATGGGGGAGGCCGGGCGGGGCAGGCCATGGCGCATCGGCTTGGCTTTCAGTGTCTGTTTTCTTCCCGCGGGGGAGAAGCCAGTTTACAGCGCGCCAGTCAACGCATCAAATATACCGCTTTGGATAGTGAAAACTACCGCGCGGACTAAAATATTTAAAGCGCGATCTATTTTGCAGCGTCTGCTGGAGGACGCAAAAACGCGTTTGCTATATATTGACAGTTTTTTTAGCACGCGCCCAGTTTACAGCCTCTGTTGGACATGCTCTTAGGAGATATAGCATGTCAACTTGCTATCTATTTTCCTTAAAAAATCCTTGATATCTAGCATTTCATCCTGGATCCGGCTTGTGCTTGACCTATTAATTGGTCCAGGCCCTCATTTTGAACATACATAGTGCCATACTGTACTATATACTATGAAGTAACAaaacgggagtggtgttttggaacatgggagcatatgctccctatattttgaaatgcatcttatacatattttaaatttcaaaaaaattgaaacaaaaaattcgcacgtgCTACGCGCCCaccaagttgtttcataaaaaatgaacttaGCATGTGACGtgcgtaaaaaagacaaaattcagtgctggaAACAATGTTTTTCACataataagttttctcttttttacataggccacaaaaaatattattttttcgtgaaacttgacgcatacacatatattatgaagatgtacatgtagaattttttgtcaaaatttttccacacttcgaaatatgttttgttggtagagggagcatacgcacccaggagccgaattgaatttccgcaaaACTTACATGACAAACTTTACTTACGGCGTTGATCACCAGGGTCAACGGGGTTTGC encodes:
- the LOC127303057 gene encoding uncharacterized protein isoform X2 gives rise to the protein MRWCDVPRLIEQNGEKFPKWFIAGLLCSEVCSTSLCLIDLRRMKSSKAVRLFCGGPEGVTSLPPPSRAPVPFGRLRRRSAGLGVWPACRLAPSAPSSMTHTAGMLRRRHVEKQPLCTPFTASSADAYDGKIPRKLAHGAAGRTCSVPRSNIPLPR
- the LOC127303057 gene encoding uncharacterized protein isoform X1, encoding MRWCDVPRLIEQNGEKFPKWFIAGLLCSEVCSTSLCLIDLRRMKSSKAVRLFCGGPEGVTSLPPPSRAPVPFGRLRRRSAGLGVWPACRLAPSAPSSMTHTAGMLRRRHVEKQPLCTPFTASSADAYDGKIPRKLAHGAAGRTCSVPRSNIPLPRCVGDQVIGSACIDVPTLWKYPLLQ